The Algoriphagus sanaruensis genome window below encodes:
- a CDS encoding BlaI/MecI/CopY family transcriptional regulator: MEELNHHEEQIMSIFWNQGELLIRDILDQLEDPKPPYTTLASTIRNIERKGYLSHRMYGTVNIYKPVISREEYSKKSINRLVGNFFGGSVGNFLSFMVKEKKISEKEIKEMKQLINQMDDSSK; encoded by the coding sequence ATGGAAGAATTAAATCATCACGAAGAACAAATTATGTCGATTTTCTGGAATCAAGGCGAGCTTTTGATTCGAGATATTTTAGACCAATTGGAAGACCCAAAACCTCCATACACTACGCTGGCATCGACTATTCGAAATATTGAAAGAAAGGGATACTTGAGTCACCGAATGTATGGCACAGTAAATATTTATAAGCCTGTCATCTCTCGAGAGGAATACAGTAAGAAAAGTATCAATCGATTGGTTGGAAATTTCTTTGGAGGCTCGGTAGGAAATTTTCTCTCATTTATGGTCAAGGAAAAGAAGATCTCCGAAAAGGAAATTAAGGAAATGAAGCAATTGATTAATCAAATGGATGATTCTTCGAAATAA
- a CDS encoding vWA domain-containing protein translates to MIWAYPDFRLSLLLAGLFILLYILYISRFWLINRRLKVEKQRLFTKLIIRTLYFILFLIAFAGPSIGNSFKEVKEEGKDIFIAVDLSQSMISTDVGPNRLRRIQFELKELLKSFPTDRIGLIIFSTEAFLQLPLTYDQSVANLYIDGLNIGLVPNMGTDLNAPLRMALERFQNDQSQEEKSKAVILISDGEHFGDDLEDISSELYENGIKVFTLGIGTTQGGQIPRGNGVVIDPQTGQPAISKLDPESLQLVAIETGGKYFEISDQVQEMGSLISSLESLEGGTSNTRVVEASSNKYFYFLLAALALALLDMILPIKTIKL, encoded by the coding sequence ATGATTTGGGCCTATCCAGACTTCAGACTAAGCTTACTTTTGGCGGGATTATTTATTCTGCTTTACATACTCTACATCTCCAGATTTTGGTTGATCAATCGTCGACTGAAAGTGGAAAAGCAGCGATTGTTTACCAAGCTTATTATTAGGACCTTATACTTCATTCTCTTTCTTATTGCGTTTGCAGGTCCATCGATTGGAAACTCATTTAAAGAAGTCAAAGAAGAAGGAAAAGACATTTTTATCGCAGTCGATCTGTCACAATCGATGATTTCAACAGACGTTGGCCCCAATCGACTACGAAGAATTCAATTTGAGCTGAAAGAATTACTCAAGTCATTTCCAACGGATCGAATAGGATTGATCATTTTCTCGACAGAAGCTTTCCTTCAACTTCCACTTACCTATGATCAATCGGTCGCCAACCTTTATATCGATGGATTAAACATTGGTTTGGTTCCTAATATGGGAACTGATCTCAATGCACCTTTACGAATGGCTTTGGAAAGATTTCAAAATGATCAATCCCAAGAGGAAAAATCAAAAGCTGTTATTCTTATTTCAGATGGAGAACATTTCGGCGATGATCTCGAAGATATTTCCTCTGAATTGTATGAAAATGGAATCAAAGTATTCACGTTGGGAATAGGCACGACACAAGGTGGACAAATTCCAAGAGGAAATGGAGTAGTCATCGATCCACAGACAGGACAACCCGCGATTTCAAAACTTGATCCCGAATCACTCCAGCTAGTAGCCATAGAGACAGGCGGTAAATACTTCGAAATCTCAGATCAAGTCCAAGAAATGGGTTCACTTATTTCTTCACTGGAAAGTTTAGAAGGCGGAACCAGCAATACTCGAGTAGTAGAGGCTAGCTCCAATAAATACTTCTATTTCCTTCTTGCAGCTCTCGCCTTGGCGCTTCTAGATATGATTTTACCCATCAAAACCATCAAACTCTAA
- a CDS encoding acetyl-CoA C-acyltransferase, translated as MSKEVYIVSAVRTPIGSFGGKLSGLTAIELGSVAIKGALQKSGVDANHIQEVFMGNVISANLGQAPARQAAMGAGIGYQVPCTTINKVCASGMKAVMLAAQSIMLGINDAVVAGGMESMSNVPFYIPKARFGYKYGNAELIDGLVKDGLFEVYYKFPMGNCAENTAKEMNISREEQDEYAIQSYKRSAAAWEAGMFKDEIVPVEMTGRKGEVILMEEDEEFKNVMFDKIPSLKPVFDKNGTVSAANASTMNDGASALVLVSKEKADELGLKPIAKIRGFADAATDPLWFTTAPALAIPKALKHAGVSSDEVSYYEINEAFAAVAIANQRELNLDNDRLNVFGGAVSLGHPLGASGARIITTLNSVLHKKSGDIGVAGICNGGGGASAIVIEKM; from the coding sequence ATGAGCAAAGAAGTTTATATCGTATCTGCCGTTCGGACTCCAATCGGGAGTTTTGGTGGAAAACTGTCCGGATTGACTGCCATCGAATTAGGTTCTGTAGCCATCAAAGGTGCACTCCAAAAGTCTGGAGTAGATGCAAACCATATTCAAGAGGTATTTATGGGGAATGTTATTTCCGCCAACTTGGGTCAAGCCCCCGCACGCCAGGCAGCCATGGGTGCTGGAATTGGATATCAAGTTCCTTGTACTACCATCAATAAAGTTTGCGCTTCAGGCATGAAGGCGGTGATGCTTGCCGCACAGTCCATTATGCTTGGAATCAACGATGCGGTGGTAGCTGGAGGAATGGAAAGTATGTCAAATGTTCCTTTTTATATCCCAAAAGCCCGATTTGGATACAAATATGGAAATGCCGAGTTGATCGACGGATTGGTAAAAGATGGACTTTTTGAGGTGTACTACAAATTCCCAATGGGTAATTGTGCGGAAAACACTGCTAAGGAAATGAATATTTCGCGTGAGGAGCAAGACGAATACGCCATACAATCTTACAAGCGATCAGCTGCTGCTTGGGAAGCAGGAATGTTTAAAGACGAGATTGTTCCTGTAGAAATGACTGGAAGAAAAGGTGAGGTTATTTTGATGGAAGAAGATGAGGAATTTAAAAATGTCATGTTTGACAAAATCCCTTCACTTAAACCTGTTTTCGATAAAAATGGAACCGTAAGCGCAGCAAATGCCTCAACCATGAATGACGGTGCTTCTGCTTTGGTATTGGTGAGTAAAGAAAAAGCAGATGAACTCGGACTCAAGCCAATAGCTAAAATCCGAGGCTTTGCTGATGCTGCTACCGATCCACTTTGGTTTACCACAGCTCCTGCCTTAGCAATTCCTAAGGCATTAAAACATGCCGGAGTCTCCTCTGATGAGGTCTCTTATTATGAAATCAATGAAGCCTTTGCTGCAGTCGCTATTGCCAATCAACGAGAATTGAATTTGGACAATGATCGGTTAAATGTCTTCGGAGGAGCAGTTTCCCTTGGACACCCACTGGGTGCTTCAGGAGCAAGAATTATCACCACCCTTAATTCGGTTCTTCATAAAAAATCAGGAGATATCGGAGTAGCAGGTATCTGTAATGGTGGTGGCGGTGCCTCGGCTATTGTGATCGAAAAAATGTAA
- a CDS encoding tetratricopeptide repeat protein encodes MGKWTIAILLILPASWTKTTRLNRAIEVAEKSYAEARYEDAAKDHLVLVNEFEQNSPALSFNLGLSHQFATKPDEASTWYDQASQSLDKPLASMAYNQGGVILGDKKEYQAALSKFQSALIQDPTNDVARYNYELLARWLKRDEERKQQEQNKPEPSEFAKRKKAEADRLVEQFRFKDALDLLEDALKQDSTVAAYEDFMSSLKDVVEINEK; translated from the coding sequence ATGGGAAAATGGACAATTGCCATACTACTTATTTTGCCAGCTTCTTGGACTAAGACAACGAGACTTAATCGAGCTATCGAAGTAGCAGAAAAAAGTTACGCTGAAGCAAGATATGAGGATGCTGCCAAGGATCATTTGGTTTTAGTCAACGAATTTGAACAAAACTCTCCAGCATTAAGCTTCAATCTGGGATTGAGTCATCAATTTGCAACAAAACCCGATGAAGCATCTACTTGGTATGACCAAGCTAGCCAAAGTCTTGATAAGCCATTGGCCTCCATGGCTTATAATCAAGGCGGAGTAATTTTAGGTGACAAAAAAGAATATCAGGCTGCCTTAAGTAAATTTCAATCCGCTTTAATCCAAGATCCAACCAACGATGTCGCAAGATATAATTATGAATTGTTGGCCAGATGGCTCAAACGAGACGAAGAAAGAAAACAACAGGAGCAGAATAAACCTGAACCATCGGAATTTGCCAAACGGAAAAAAGCAGAAGCAGACCGTTTAGTTGAACAATTCCGCTTTAAAGATGCGTTAGACCTATTAGAAGACGCCTTGAAGCAAGACAGTACAGTGGCTGCTTATGAGGATTTTATGAGTTCCTTAAAAGACGTTGTAGAAATCAATGAAAAGTAA
- a CDS encoding helix-turn-helix transcriptional regulator, translating to MKNSIKVERAKRDFTQQDLADKVQVSRQTINSIESGKYVPSTVLALKIARVFEVRIEDIFELEESD from the coding sequence ATGAAAAACTCAATCAAAGTAGAGCGGGCAAAAAGAGATTTTACACAGCAAGATCTGGCGGACAAGGTTCAAGTAAGTCGACAAACAATTAATTCGATTGAATCCGGGAAATATGTGCCTTCTACAGTTTTGGCTTTAAAAATTGCTCGGGTTTTTGAAGTAAGGATCGAAGATATTTTTGAACTTGAGGAAAGCGATTAG
- a CDS encoding energy transducer TonB, translating to MTIKKGVILALVMGMVFLVSGKSYSQEVVLSEVDEMPTPPGGMEGFIKYVMDNLKYPTKAKEDKIEGTVVLTFIVKEDGKVESVEVLRGIGGGCDEEAVRILENSDLWVPAKKDGKNVSARMRLPVRFKL from the coding sequence ATGACAATTAAAAAAGGAGTAATACTTGCTCTAGTTATGGGAATGGTGTTTTTGGTTTCCGGAAAGAGCTATTCCCAAGAAGTCGTCTTGTCAGAAGTTGACGAAATGCCCACACCTCCTGGTGGAATGGAAGGATTTATTAAATATGTAATGGATAATTTGAAATATCCTACCAAGGCAAAAGAGGATAAAATAGAAGGGACTGTGGTCCTAACTTTTATTGTCAAAGAAGATGGTAAAGTGGAATCTGTGGAAGTTTTAAGAGGAATAGGAGGGGGCTGTGATGAAGAAGCAGTTCGGATCTTGGAAAATTCAGATTTATGGGTTCCAGCTAAAAAAGACGGGAAAAATGTTTCCGCTCGAATGAGACTCCCTGTTAGATTTAAATTGTAG
- a CDS encoding DUF4249 family protein, with product MKLSINYSVLTLVAILLFGCQEEVTLPLGEKDAPVPIVEGYWTDQGPYNEVKFGFSQDYYDTTGFVPITDASIEIVSLSTGQSFPFIYVNGTKSYKPVNPNRTGKIGESYALKINWKDQEYIAQGELLAPPILDSLTWKFEEERPFRDAGYYVKVYGKIPFVENNNYRIRVIENDTLKNQREDYLLFDDTFGLRFFEQGLELGYGFKENDRVRLELFRLNQDAFDYLNQLVNLLFNDGGLFSPPPQNPTSNIQVSKGGGEVLGYFAVTPVLVRTLVIQEKYD from the coding sequence ATGAAATTGAGCATCAATTATTCGGTTCTTACGCTAGTTGCAATTCTTCTTTTTGGTTGTCAAGAAGAAGTGACTTTGCCATTAGGAGAAAAAGATGCTCCTGTGCCCATTGTGGAAGGGTATTGGACCGATCAGGGACCATACAATGAAGTGAAGTTTGGGTTTTCGCAAGATTACTATGACACGACAGGGTTTGTTCCAATCACTGATGCGTCCATCGAAATAGTCTCCCTTTCAACAGGTCAGTCCTTTCCATTCATTTATGTTAATGGCACCAAATCCTACAAACCTGTAAATCCAAATCGAACAGGTAAAATCGGTGAGTCTTATGCCCTGAAGATCAATTGGAAAGATCAAGAATATATTGCTCAAGGCGAACTGCTAGCACCACCTATTCTGGATAGTTTAACTTGGAAATTTGAAGAAGAGAGACCCTTTCGGGATGCTGGATATTATGTGAAGGTTTATGGGAAAATTCCATTTGTAGAAAACAATAATTATAGGATTCGGGTGATTGAGAATGATACCCTTAAAAATCAGCGGGAAGATTACCTGCTATTTGACGATACATTTGGATTGAGATTTTTTGAGCAAGGATTGGAATTGGGGTATGGATTTAAAGAAAACGATCGGGTGCGTCTTGAACTTTTTCGCCTCAATCAAGATGCATTTGATTACCTCAATCAGTTGGTTAACCTTCTATTCAATGATGGAGGGTTATTTAGTCCCCCACCACAAAATCCTACAAGTAATATTCAAGTGTCCAAAGGAGGCGGAGAAGTGCTTGGTTATTTTGCGGTCACTCCCGTTTTGGTTAGGACTTTAGTGATTCAAGAAAAATACGACTAG
- a CDS encoding NAD-dependent epimerase — translation MKFLVTGTAGFIGFHVAKYLIDRGDEVVGLDVINDYYDVNLKFARLEFHGIEKSDVSFGKISKSNKFPNYRFIRLDLVEKESLMTLFEQEKFDVVIHLAAQAGVRYSLTNPEVYIQSNISAFLNILECCRFFPVKHLVYASSSSVYGSNEKMPFSTSDSVDHPISLYAASKKANELMAHTYSHLFGIPTTGLRFFTVYGPWGRPDMALFLFTEAILKGEPIKVFNYGEMKRDFTYIDDIVQGVVKVADKPAKANPDFDSKNPDPGSGKVPYKVYNIGNSSPVRLLDYIHAIEDGLGKKAEMELLPLQPGDVPASHAEVSDLVRDMDYKPNTTIQEGVKAFTDWYLSYYKK, via the coding sequence ATGAAGTTCCTCGTGACCGGTACAGCCGGATTTATTGGATTCCATGTCGCAAAGTATTTGATTGATCGTGGAGATGAGGTGGTTGGACTGGATGTAATCAATGACTATTACGATGTTAATTTAAAATTTGCCAGACTTGAATTTCACGGAATTGAGAAATCTGATGTGAGTTTTGGTAAGATTTCGAAATCAAATAAGTTTCCTAATTATAGATTCATAAGGCTTGATTTGGTGGAGAAAGAATCTTTGATGACACTATTTGAGCAGGAAAAGTTTGATGTCGTAATTCATCTTGCCGCTCAAGCTGGTGTAAGGTACTCCTTGACAAATCCTGAAGTATATATTCAAAGTAACATTTCTGCCTTCTTGAATATTTTGGAATGTTGTCGCTTTTTTCCTGTAAAGCATCTTGTATATGCATCAAGCAGTTCGGTATATGGTTCCAATGAAAAAATGCCTTTTTCAACTTCGGATTCGGTAGATCACCCGATTTCTTTATACGCTGCTTCCAAAAAAGCCAATGAGCTCATGGCTCATACGTATAGTCACCTTTTTGGTATTCCGACCACAGGGCTTCGCTTTTTTACAGTGTATGGGCCATGGGGTAGACCTGATATGGCTTTATTCCTTTTTACAGAGGCTATCCTGAAAGGAGAACCAATCAAGGTTTTCAATTATGGGGAAATGAAAAGGGATTTTACCTATATCGATGATATTGTACAGGGAGTTGTAAAGGTTGCAGATAAGCCAGCTAAAGCAAATCCTGATTTTGATTCAAAAAATCCAGATCCAGGAAGTGGCAAGGTACCCTACAAAGTATATAACATAGGAAACTCTTCACCGGTCAGACTGCTCGATTACATTCATGCCATTGAAGATGGATTGGGTAAAAAAGCGGAAATGGAATTACTGCCGCTCCAGCCTGGGGATGTTCCAGCTTCTCATGCTGAGGTTTCGGATTTGGTCAGAGATATGGATTATAAACCAAACACAACAATTCAAGAAGGAGTCAAAGCTTTTACCGACTGGTATTTATCATACTATAAAAAGTAA
- a CDS encoding TonB-dependent receptor, producing MPSIRILTLISFFFLTHGLFSQSQLVIQGEVIDSNTGQPLIGASIYLEGAVEKGVVSDLNGKFSLKVDGLPARLVISFIGYESSVRSIQANDLSKSIRFFLKPEDLSLEEIIIRERRADEQVRSLEMGKSSVPLETIKNIPALFGEVDLLRSLQLLPGVQTAGEGTTGLFVRGSSADQNLVQLDGAPVFNPSHFFGIFSVFNPDALNKVDLYKGNMPASFGGRASSLVDVFLKEGNLNKLRAEGGIGTISSRLTIDGPIGENGSNFIISGRRTYADLFLKLSSDESLKDNRLNFYDLSGKFSFRLGEKDKLTISSYQGSDFLGLENQFGLGWSNWVNAVNWNRVKSENSFFDLQAYHSRYTYRVEFNDPENGFDWSNSLGETGLKAIWTQKWSNNLQLQGGIQSSWYHFSPVDLSPAPNSAIQSIKTSPKNGVLNALFLGLNKDISPKLSTEAGVRWGLYQQIGPGTEYTYPNEIPNRNEKLDSIGYKALESMQFYQGLEPRIAFRYLINEQFSIKTAFNRNFQYLQIATNSSAGLPIDRWVLADRYIRPIRSDQISLGLFHNFDQDRWELSLEGYYKDLNHVIDLRNGAQVLFTDQVETELLSGDGWSYGIESLLRKNSGKTTGWIAYTWSRAWRKIEGVSLGQAYNPRFDRPHDITLVVNHEFSSAWSMGITFVYTSGLAVSFPVGTYRLDNQTVPLYSDFRNEDRFPDYHRMDASLTWRNPDKGRKWKGSWNFSVYNLYGRKNPFSYEFRTITNNDIRFENPDGEVFSTRPGVVMTYLFSFLPSITYNFQF from the coding sequence ATGCCGTCAATTCGGATACTCACTTTAATTTCTTTCTTTTTTTTAACGCATGGCTTGTTTTCCCAAAGTCAATTGGTAATTCAGGGTGAAGTGATTGATTCGAATACCGGCCAACCTTTGATCGGAGCCTCGATTTACCTTGAAGGGGCAGTAGAAAAAGGAGTCGTTTCTGACCTCAATGGGAAATTTTCTTTAAAGGTGGATGGGCTTCCAGCTCGATTGGTGATTTCATTTATTGGATATGAGTCCTCGGTTCGGTCGATCCAGGCGAATGATTTATCCAAATCGATCCGGTTTTTTCTAAAGCCAGAAGATTTATCCTTAGAAGAGATTATCATTCGGGAAAGAAGGGCAGATGAGCAGGTGAGAAGCCTTGAGATGGGAAAGTCTTCTGTTCCCTTGGAAACCATCAAGAATATTCCGGCGCTTTTTGGTGAAGTAGATTTGCTGAGAAGTTTGCAGTTACTTCCAGGGGTTCAAACAGCGGGAGAGGGGACTACAGGTTTATTTGTGAGAGGTAGTTCAGCCGATCAAAATCTGGTTCAACTTGACGGAGCTCCGGTTTTCAATCCATCTCATTTCTTCGGAATTTTCTCGGTATTTAATCCAGATGCTTTAAACAAAGTCGATTTATACAAAGGAAATATGCCAGCGAGTTTTGGAGGAAGGGCCTCTTCGTTGGTGGATGTTTTTTTGAAGGAAGGCAATTTGAATAAACTTAGAGCAGAGGGAGGAATAGGGACGATTTCTTCAAGGCTTACGATTGATGGTCCTATTGGAGAGAATGGTTCCAATTTCATAATAAGTGGAAGAAGAACCTATGCTGATCTATTCTTGAAACTTTCATCCGATGAAAGCTTGAAAGATAATCGACTTAATTTTTATGATTTAAGTGGAAAGTTTTCTTTTCGATTAGGAGAGAAAGACAAATTGACCATTAGCTCCTACCAAGGAAGTGATTTTTTGGGATTGGAAAATCAGTTTGGGTTGGGTTGGTCTAACTGGGTAAATGCAGTTAATTGGAATCGAGTAAAGTCTGAAAATTCATTCTTCGATTTACAAGCCTACCATTCGAGATATACCTATCGTGTGGAATTTAATGATCCGGAAAATGGATTTGATTGGAGTAACAGTTTGGGAGAGACAGGACTTAAAGCTATTTGGACTCAAAAATGGAGCAACAACCTTCAACTTCAAGGGGGAATCCAAAGTAGTTGGTACCATTTTTCGCCAGTGGATCTTTCCCCAGCTCCAAATAGTGCGATTCAATCCATCAAGACATCTCCCAAAAATGGAGTTTTGAATGCCTTGTTTTTGGGATTGAATAAAGACATTTCTCCTAAGTTGAGTACGGAAGCTGGAGTACGATGGGGGCTTTATCAGCAAATAGGTCCCGGTACGGAATACACTTACCCAAATGAGATCCCAAATCGAAATGAAAAATTGGATTCAATTGGATATAAGGCCTTGGAATCCATGCAATTTTACCAGGGGCTCGAGCCTCGAATTGCATTCCGATATTTGATTAATGAGCAGTTTTCAATCAAAACTGCCTTCAATCGGAATTTTCAATATCTACAAATTGCAACCAATAGTTCTGCAGGATTACCCATCGACCGATGGGTTCTTGCTGATCGATACATTCGCCCAATACGAAGCGACCAGATTTCCTTAGGCCTGTTCCATAATTTTGATCAAGATCGTTGGGAGCTTTCTCTTGAAGGTTATTACAAAGATCTAAATCACGTGATTGATCTTCGAAATGGAGCCCAAGTCTTATTCACGGATCAAGTTGAGACGGAGCTCCTTTCTGGAGATGGCTGGTCTTATGGAATTGAATCTTTACTTCGAAAAAATTCGGGAAAAACCACAGGATGGATCGCTTACACTTGGTCAAGAGCTTGGAGAAAAATAGAAGGAGTGAGTTTGGGGCAAGCTTACAATCCACGATTTGATCGGCCTCATGACATTACGTTAGTGGTAAACCATGAATTTTCCTCTGCATGGTCCATGGGGATTACTTTCGTCTATACCTCAGGTCTTGCAGTTTCATTTCCAGTTGGTACTTATCGTTTAGATAATCAAACTGTGCCACTATATTCTGATTTTAGAAATGAAGATCGTTTTCCAGATTATCATAGGATGGATGCATCTCTCACTTGGAGAAATCCAGATAAGGGAAGAAAATGGAAGGGGAGCTGGAATTTTAGCGTGTACAATCTTTACGGTAGGAAAAATCCATTTTCTTACGAGTTTAGGACCATAACCAATAATGATATTCGATTTGAAAATCCTGACGGGGAAGTGTTTAGCACAAGACCAGGAGTGGTAATGACCTATTTGTTTTCGTTCCTTCCTTCTATCACCTACAACTTCCAGTTTTAA
- a CDS encoding glycosyltransferase family 4 protein: protein MPKLIRITTVPLSLKLLLSGQMKYMKDHGWEVLMVSADGREIAQVVKKEEVDHFIVPFTRKITPIQDLKCLFKLYKLFKREKPDIVHTHTPKAGLLGMIAANLAGVKIRIHTIAGIPAMVAEGKKKGILELAEKWTYANATEVWPNSNGLYKYVLEKGLCPEKNLKLLGRGSSNGVDLTKFNRNALKENHLVAATMRIMPGEEDFIILAIGRLVKDKGVEELVRAFLNSKIVNKSKLVLLGAYEQDLDPISPEIIQMIQDHPRIVQIDWTDHVPHYMAIADILVHPSHREGFPNVLLEAGAMQLPVICSDIIGNNELIKQQKTGLLFPVKDEEILKEAIEFAFVKRDKMAQYADNLYQEVVDNFDRKKIHTAIFAQYQRLIQMV, encoded by the coding sequence ATGCCCAAGTTAATTCGAATTACCACAGTTCCTCTTTCGCTTAAGCTCCTTCTTTCCGGTCAAATGAAATATATGAAAGATCATGGATGGGAAGTGTTGATGGTGAGTGCTGATGGTAGGGAAATAGCTCAAGTGGTTAAAAAAGAAGAGGTTGACCATTTTATTGTTCCGTTTACAAGGAAAATAACACCAATTCAAGATTTGAAATGTCTTTTCAAATTGTATAAGCTTTTTAAAAGAGAGAAGCCAGATATTGTTCATACTCACACACCTAAAGCAGGTTTACTGGGGATGATTGCTGCAAATTTGGCGGGGGTGAAAATTCGTATTCACACTATTGCTGGTATTCCCGCAATGGTAGCAGAAGGTAAAAAGAAGGGGATTCTTGAATTGGCTGAAAAATGGACTTATGCGAATGCTACAGAGGTCTGGCCAAATTCAAATGGACTTTACAAGTATGTTTTGGAAAAGGGGCTTTGCCCTGAAAAGAACTTAAAGCTCCTAGGTAGAGGATCTTCCAATGGTGTAGATTTGACAAAGTTCAATAGGAATGCCCTTAAGGAAAATCACCTGGTAGCTGCTACAATGCGAATCATGCCTGGAGAAGAGGATTTTATAATCTTGGCAATTGGCAGATTGGTGAAAGATAAGGGAGTAGAAGAACTAGTTCGTGCATTTTTGAATTCCAAAATTGTCAATAAATCAAAGCTAGTGCTATTGGGAGCCTATGAGCAGGATTTAGATCCGATTTCTCCCGAGATTATTCAAATGATTCAGGATCATCCTCGGATTGTCCAGATTGACTGGACTGATCACGTTCCTCATTACATGGCTATTGCTGATATTCTGGTACATCCTTCTCATCGTGAAGGATTTCCAAATGTCTTGCTTGAGGCTGGAGCCATGCAATTACCCGTAATATGTTCAGATATAATTGGAAATAATGAACTGATCAAGCAACAAAAAACGGGTCTTCTTTTTCCTGTTAAGGACGAGGAGATACTCAAAGAGGCGATTGAATTTGCCTTTGTGAAAAGAGATAAAATGGCTCAATATGCCGATAATTTATATCAGGAAGTAGTGGATAATTTTGACAGGAAAAAAATCCATACAGCTATATTCGCTCAATATCAACGACTAATTCAGATGGTCTAG
- the proC gene encoding pyrroline-5-carboxylate reductase, producing MIKTKKIAIIGCGNLGTSIANGLLSLESFDPKNLILTKRNTNSLSSFKEKGVQVITDNLYAAKEADIILLGVKPYNVSTILHEIKPSLDAKNQVIISLATGITLEEMYQEIDLEMVAFRAMPNIAADIQESVTCICHTKANEIQIELVKELFDSVGFTISIDESLMEAATVLGACGIAYVLRFIRAMIQGGIQIGFDAVTASRIVNQTVKGAAELMIQKNLHPEAAIDKVTTPKGCTIVGLNEMEHQGFSSAMVRGVIASYEKIEK from the coding sequence ATGATTAAAACAAAAAAAATAGCCATCATAGGTTGCGGAAATTTGGGGACCTCTATTGCAAACGGACTTCTAAGTCTTGAAAGTTTCGATCCCAAAAACTTGATTTTAACTAAAAGAAATACAAATAGCCTTTCGAGTTTTAAAGAAAAAGGAGTTCAAGTCATTACTGACAACCTTTATGCTGCTAAGGAAGCAGATATTATACTTTTAGGGGTGAAACCATACAATGTTTCGACCATTTTACATGAAATAAAACCTTCACTAGATGCCAAAAATCAAGTGATTATTTCCTTGGCGACCGGAATTACATTGGAGGAAATGTATCAGGAGATTGATTTGGAAATGGTAGCCTTTCGGGCAATGCCAAATATTGCTGCAGACATCCAAGAATCAGTTACCTGTATTTGCCATACAAAGGCTAATGAAATTCAGATTGAATTGGTCAAAGAACTTTTTGATTCAGTCGGCTTTACGATTTCCATAGACGAATCCTTGATGGAAGCTGCAACTGTTTTAGGAGCCTGCGGAATCGCTTACGTCCTTCGATTTATTAGAGCGATGATACAAGGAGGAATACAGATTGGATTTGATGCTGTAACTGCAAGCAGAATTGTAAACCAAACTGTCAAAGGTGCCGCGGAGCTTATGATCCAAAAAAACCTTCATCCAGAAGCTGCAATAGACAAGGTCACCACTCCTAAAGGCTGTACCATAGTTGGGCTTAACGAAATGGAACATCAAGGCTTTAGCTCTGCTATGGTTCGTGGTGTTATTGCCAGTTATGAGAAAATTGAGAAATAG